A DNA window from Kitasatospora atroaurantiaca contains the following coding sequences:
- a CDS encoding ATP-binding cassette domain-containing protein — protein sequence MTTVQEHRGLDATAAATAAANRAALAAATAALHPGAPRPAEAGPAHPADRALAVLRALAPALGVTPPETLPTAVRDARDPLAALLRLLGVRWRPVTLPAGPDGHGDPSGTAGPMVAHAEADGRPIALVPRGSGHRRLDKGPLSRRALLLYAPLPPGAPTPGKLLRFALAAPGTRRDLAVLTAAGLLSALLGLLVPLSTGVLLPGLIAADRHPLRWLALLLASGVIASWLLALVRNTAAIRLTGRVQSVLEPAVWDRLLAHDARFFRDYTTGDLVHRANAVAQARQALSEVLVGAVLGAVFSVSGLSVLMLVDVRLGGLLLAAVLVATAALLALGRLRQRHESRVYELHGRLHGTLYGLLLGIDKIQTAGREIQAFARWAGPFAEQKRADAAAMRADAAAAALTAALQPLLLAALLAGATLGGGTQPGHLMAAGIAAGQVALALGQVTHAAASAYGIAPVLERLRPVLAEPVEASTTLTAQDPGPLRGAVRLDGATFRYPGTAAPALDAVSLHAEPGEFVAVVGPSGAGKSTLVRLLLGFDRPESGAVRYDGRDLAELDPRLVRRQLGAVLQNGRMLRGSLLENLAGTDPDVTEDDIWHAAELAGIAEELRRLPLGLGTRIGEDAQGFSGGQVQRMLLARALVRRPAVLLLDEATSALDNATQRHVAEAISGLDRTRIVIAHRLSTIRDADRIYVMDGGRVAAEGTYHQLLGTDPLFTRLARPQEM from the coding sequence ATGACAACCGTCCAGGAACACCGGGGACTCGACGCCACCGCGGCCGCCACCGCAGCCGCCAACCGCGCGGCGCTGGCCGCCGCCACCGCCGCGCTGCACCCGGGCGCGCCGCGGCCCGCCGAGGCCGGCCCCGCCCACCCGGCCGACCGGGCGCTCGCCGTCCTGCGGGCCCTCGCCCCCGCCCTGGGGGTCACCCCGCCGGAGACCCTGCCGACCGCCGTCCGGGACGCCCGCGACCCGCTCGCCGCCCTGCTGCGGCTGCTCGGGGTGCGCTGGCGGCCCGTCACCCTGCCGGCCGGCCCGGACGGCCACGGCGACCCGTCCGGCACGGCCGGGCCGATGGTGGCCCACGCCGAGGCCGACGGCCGCCCGATCGCCCTGGTCCCGCGAGGCTCGGGCCACCGTCGGCTCGACAAGGGCCCGCTCTCCCGCCGGGCGCTGCTGCTCTACGCCCCGCTGCCGCCCGGCGCACCGACGCCCGGCAAGCTGCTGCGCTTCGCCCTGGCCGCACCCGGCACCCGCCGGGACCTCGCGGTGCTGACGGCGGCGGGCCTGCTCAGCGCCTTGCTCGGTCTGCTCGTCCCGCTCAGCACCGGGGTGCTGCTCCCCGGCCTGATCGCCGCCGACCGGCACCCGCTGCGCTGGCTGGCTCTGCTGCTTGCCTCGGGGGTGATCGCGTCCTGGCTGCTGGCCCTGGTCCGCAACACCGCCGCGATCCGGCTCACCGGACGTGTCCAGAGCGTGCTCGAACCGGCCGTCTGGGACCGGCTGCTGGCCCATGACGCCCGGTTCTTCCGCGACTACACCACCGGTGACCTGGTGCACCGGGCCAACGCCGTCGCGCAGGCCCGCCAGGCGCTGTCCGAGGTGCTGGTGGGCGCGGTGCTGGGGGCGGTGTTCTCCGTCTCCGGCCTGTCCGTCCTGATGCTCGTCGACGTCCGGCTCGGCGGCCTGCTGCTGGCCGCCGTACTCGTCGCCACCGCCGCACTGCTGGCGCTCGGCCGGCTGCGTCAGCGGCACGAGTCCCGGGTGTACGAGCTGCACGGGCGGCTGCACGGCACGCTGTACGGGCTGCTGCTCGGCATCGACAAAATCCAGACGGCCGGCCGGGAGATCCAGGCCTTCGCCCGCTGGGCCGGCCCGTTCGCCGAGCAGAAGCGGGCCGACGCCGCCGCCATGCGGGCCGACGCCGCCGCGGCCGCGCTCACTGCCGCACTCCAACCCCTGCTGCTGGCCGCCCTGTTGGCGGGTGCCACACTCGGTGGCGGTACCCAGCCGGGCCACCTGATGGCCGCCGGTATCGCGGCCGGCCAGGTCGCCCTCGCCCTCGGCCAGGTCACCCACGCCGCCGCGAGTGCGTACGGCATCGCCCCCGTCCTGGAGCGGCTGCGCCCTGTCCTCGCCGAACCGGTCGAGGCGTCGACAACCCTGACTGCCCAGGACCCTGGACCGCTGCGCGGAGCCGTCCGACTGGACGGAGCGACCTTCCGGTACCCCGGCACGGCGGCCCCCGCGCTGGACGCCGTCTCGCTGCACGCCGAACCGGGCGAGTTCGTGGCGGTGGTCGGCCCGTCCGGCGCGGGGAAGTCCACCCTGGTCCGGCTGCTGCTCGGCTTCGACCGTCCCGAGTCCGGCGCCGTCCGCTACGACGGCCGGGACCTGGCCGAGTTGGACCCGCGCCTGGTGCGCCGGCAACTCGGCGCCGTCCTGCAGAACGGCCGGATGCTGCGCGGCTCGCTGCTGGAGAACCTGGCCGGCACCGACCCGGACGTGACCGAGGACGACATCTGGCACGCCGCGGAACTCGCCGGGATCGCCGAGGAGCTGCGCCGGCTGCCGCTCGGACTCGGCACCCGGATCGGCGAGGACGCCCAGGGCTTCTCCGGCGGCCAGGTCCAACGGATGCTGCTCGCCCGGGCGTTGGTGCGGCGCCCCGCCGTCCTGCTGCTGGACGAGGCCACCTCCGCCCTCGACAACGCCACCCAGCGGCACGTCGCCGAGGCCATCTCCGGCCTGGACCGCACCCGCATCGTCATCGCCCACCGCCTCAGCACCATCCGTGACGCGGACCGGATCTACGTCATGGACGGCGGCCGGGTGGCGGCCGAGGGCACCTACCACCAACTGCTCGGCACCGACCCGCTGTTCACCCGCCTCGCCCGACCCCAGGAGATGTGA
- a CDS encoding putative quinol monooxygenase: MPLTVVARFEAGPGQEDRLRTELEAMIEPSVDEPGCLAYELYVDPNRPGRMAVVEEWTCRPAFERHAAGAYRRRVADLLAGPVTVQYLTES; the protein is encoded by the coding sequence ATGCCGCTGACCGTCGTCGCCAGGTTCGAGGCCGGGCCGGGCCAGGAGGACCGGCTGCGGACCGAGCTGGAGGCCATGATCGAACCGTCCGTGGACGAGCCCGGCTGCCTCGCGTACGAGCTGTACGTCGACCCCAACCGGCCGGGCCGGATGGCGGTGGTCGAGGAGTGGACCTGTCGGCCCGCCTTCGAGCGGCACGCCGCCGGCGCGTACCGGCGCAGGGTCGCGGATCTGCTGGCCGGCCCGGTCACGGTCCAGTACCTGACGGAGAGTTGA
- a CDS encoding ABC transporter ATP-binding protein: MPHGNSRSPAVEVIDLHRSHGGFEAVRGVSFTVERGELFALLGTNGAGKTSTLEVLEGYRPPSSGTVRVLGLDPFAQGTAVRRRTGVMLQEGGFFKELTVRETVDSWRTFLTRPRGTAEVLAQAGLTEKAGTRVGRLSGGERRRLDLALAVLNGPELLFLDEPTTGMDPEARRNTWQLVRELQHGGTTVVLTTHYLEEAQQLADRVAIMDHGRLAATGSVGEVLSGHGTRISFPLPAGLPATALPELPGAHVAVEGQLVAYTVPRTAPALAALHAWAAAREVELDGIEVRAASLEDVFLELSHRKAVAR; encoded by the coding sequence ATGCCTCACGGGAATTCCCGTTCGCCGGCCGTTGAAGTCATCGACCTGCATCGGAGTCACGGCGGCTTCGAAGCCGTCCGCGGCGTCTCCTTCACCGTCGAGCGCGGTGAACTGTTCGCCCTGCTGGGCACCAACGGCGCGGGCAAGACCAGCACGCTGGAGGTCCTGGAGGGCTACCGCCCGCCGTCCTCGGGCACCGTCCGGGTGCTCGGCCTGGACCCGTTCGCGCAGGGGACGGCGGTGCGCCGGCGTACCGGCGTCATGCTCCAGGAGGGCGGCTTCTTCAAGGAGTTGACGGTCCGCGAGACCGTCGACTCCTGGCGCACCTTCCTCACCCGTCCGCGCGGGACGGCCGAGGTGCTGGCCCAGGCCGGCCTGACCGAGAAGGCCGGCACCCGAGTCGGCCGGCTCTCCGGCGGAGAGCGCCGCCGGCTCGACCTGGCGCTCGCCGTGCTGAACGGCCCCGAGCTGCTCTTCCTCGACGAACCCACCACCGGCATGGACCCCGAGGCGCGACGCAACACCTGGCAGCTCGTCAGGGAACTCCAACACGGCGGCACCACCGTGGTGTTGACCACGCACTACCTGGAGGAGGCGCAGCAGCTGGCCGACCGGGTCGCCATCATGGACCACGGCCGGCTCGCCGCCACCGGCAGCGTCGGCGAGGTGCTCTCGGGCCACGGCACCCGGATCAGCTTCCCGCTCCCGGCCGGTCTGCCCGCCACCGCGCTGCCCGAACTTCCCGGGGCTCACGTGGCCGTCGAGGGGCAGCTGGTCGCGTACACCGTCCCGCGCACCGCGCCCGCCCTGGCCGCGCTGCACGCCTGGGCTGCCGCCCGCGAGGTCGAGCTGGACGGTATCGAGGTGCGCGCCGCGTCACTCGAGGACGTGTTCCTGGAGCTCTCCCACCGGAAGGCGGTCGCACGATGA
- a CDS encoding cytochrome P450 has translation MESLRHELTRFIRHPAAQHDPPGLYRRLLTEAPVLDLGRVHVVSGYQEIVSVLMHPGTTVDPSTIGLPRAGSSALAEIVARMLPMRDGADHTRLKRLATTAFSARRLEQIRGRIESTADRLLAPLVAAGSFDLVADLAVPLPVAVSCALLDVPESDQGRVTGWAGLVARSLLDPFTDAEQTAALDVEFAEFQAYVEELCAARAADPGDDLISRLTVARTEGRLDTEDLLAFVVMLFANGLETLTSGLAVAVWHLLRTPGLAERLRAEPADAEAVFDEAQRLGSPVRASARALTHEVAVGDTVIPAGRVALLLYAAANRDPRRFPDPDRFDPDRAERRHLAFGHGPHHCLGAPLSLMAGAAVLRGLAAAGAERELSTPLTEHTAPWSTQFVFGGLRELPVHCPPRESLVPAGVGQP, from the coding sequence ATGGAGAGCCTCCGGCACGAGCTCACGCGGTTCATCCGGCATCCGGCCGCCCAGCACGACCCGCCCGGCCTCTACCGGCGGCTGCTGACCGAGGCGCCGGTGCTCGACCTCGGCCGGGTGCACGTCGTCTCCGGCTACCAGGAGATCGTCAGCGTCCTGATGCACCCCGGCACCACCGTCGACCCGTCGACGATCGGCCTGCCCCGGGCGGGCTCCTCGGCGCTCGCCGAGATCGTCGCCCGGATGCTGCCGATGCGCGACGGCGCCGACCACACCCGGCTCAAGCGGCTGGCCACCACCGCCTTCAGTGCGCGGCGGCTGGAGCAGATCCGCGGGCGGATCGAGTCGACCGCCGACCGGCTGCTGGCCCCGCTGGTCGCGGCCGGCTCCTTCGACCTGGTGGCCGACCTCGCCGTCCCGCTGCCGGTCGCCGTCTCCTGCGCGCTCCTCGACGTGCCCGAGTCCGACCAGGGCCGGGTGACCGGCTGGGCCGGCCTGGTCGCGCGCTCCCTGCTCGACCCGTTCACCGACGCCGAGCAGACCGCCGCCCTGGACGTCGAGTTCGCCGAATTCCAGGCGTACGTCGAGGAGTTGTGCGCCGCGCGGGCCGCCGACCCCGGGGACGACCTGATCAGCAGGCTCACCGTGGCCCGGACCGAGGGCCGGCTGGACACCGAGGACCTGCTCGCCTTCGTGGTGATGTTGTTCGCCAACGGCCTCGAGACGCTCACCTCCGGCCTGGCGGTCGCGGTCTGGCACCTGCTCAGAACGCCCGGCCTGGCCGAGCGGCTGCGGGCCGAACCCGCCGACGCCGAGGCCGTGTTCGACGAGGCCCAGCGCCTCGGCAGCCCCGTCCGGGCCAGTGCCCGCGCGCTGACCCACGAGGTCGCCGTCGGTGACACCGTGATCCCGGCCGGCCGGGTGGCGCTGCTGCTGTACGCGGCGGCCAACCGCGATCCGCGCCGCTTCCCGGACCCGGACCGCTTCGACCCGGACCGGGCCGAACGGCGGCACCTCGCCTTCGGCCACGGTCCGCACCACTGTCTCGGTGCTCCGCTCTCCCTGATGGCCGGGGCGGCGGTGCTGCGCGGCCTGGCGGCGGCGGGAGCCGAGCGCGAGCTCAGCACGCCGCTCACCGAGCACACGGCGCCGTGGAGCACCCAGTTCGTCTTCGGCGGCCTGCGTGAACTGCCGGTGCACTGCCCGCCGCGCGAAAGCCTCGTCCCGGCGGGGGTGGGGCAGCCGTGA
- a CDS encoding acetyl-CoA carboxylase biotin carboxyl carrier protein subunit gives MTTTTATKQRTALAAAQAAAVLEPGLDRPVGLIGARLWAAAAALLLAVGAGTAWATLGSLPHTVTLDAVIAHGPAPAVARADVAGSVLDVRAQPGERVTEGQVLAVLRTPTGERTELRAPVAGTVTAVLAPPGSAVAAGGPVVTLDSAAAPATVRLYAASEREAARLRPGREVLVPLPGGGVVRAVITAVDPLPVRARSLDGTLPVPLPGLPGGDAPVWAAYAQLPTPVAGGPVPVRVAVDLGARHPYQAVFGTGEQR, from the coding sequence GTGACCACCACCACCGCCACGAAGCAGCGCACCGCGCTCGCCGCGGCCCAGGCGGCCGCCGTCCTCGAACCCGGCCTCGACCGGCCCGTGGGCCTGATCGGCGCCCGGCTCTGGGCCGCCGCCGCAGCCCTGCTGCTGGCCGTGGGCGCGGGCACCGCGTGGGCCACGCTCGGCTCGCTGCCGCACACCGTCACCCTGGACGCCGTGATCGCCCACGGCCCCGCCCCGGCGGTCGCCCGCGCCGACGTGGCGGGCTCCGTGCTCGACGTACGGGCCCAGCCGGGGGAGCGGGTGACGGAGGGTCAGGTACTCGCCGTCCTGCGCACGCCGACCGGTGAGCGGACCGAGCTGCGGGCCCCCGTCGCGGGCACCGTCACCGCCGTGCTGGCCCCGCCCGGGAGCGCGGTGGCCGCAGGCGGGCCGGTCGTCACCCTCGACTCCGCCGCAGCACCGGCCACCGTGCGGCTCTACGCCGCCTCCGAGCGTGAGGCGGCGCGCCTGCGGCCGGGCCGCGAGGTCCTGGTGCCGCTGCCGGGAGGCGGGGTCGTCCGCGCCGTGATCACGGCCGTCGATCCGCTGCCCGTCCGCGCCCGCTCGCTCGACGGCACATTGCCGGTGCCGCTGCCCGGCCTGCCGGGCGGCGACGCGCCGGTGTGGGCGGCGTACGCGCAGCTGCCGACCCCCGTCGCCGGTGGCCCGGTCCCCGTGCGGGTGGCCGTCGACCTCGGTGCCCGCCACCCGTACCAGGCGGTCTTCGGGACGGGGGAGCAGCGGTGA
- a CDS encoding ATP-binding cassette domain-containing protein: MSKPRRYLRTPVVPQMEEQDCGAACLAVVLGAFGHRVTLQEASRACGVSRDGVSAAAVARAAGRYGLIARGRRVVRGEDRLLGLAEVPVPAMVLVTGPHFAVFEGVRRGRVRLNDPSLGSYSASPEEFWESFAGIAVGFEPGPDFERGGVRLPLLRAFAGRLRPYAPALLAAVVAALLLTLPGVAAAFLLRAYLTSVVVGGAVHWAAPLTLAAGGVAATVLLGTWLQQTVVNRVLEMMAARSSAAFLWRMLRLPGAFFHRRQLGGLVTRVQMNDGLASLLSHRAAGAAASAAAAAVHLTALCWLEPRLAAAPVAVALLDVAALRIADRRRGGMVHRLHAEQYKRDGVAFAGVSAIETLKAEGAEDSFFRSWAGWQARAMHTGQSVATAVLVPLSLPGALNTAATAVVVVAGTSLLLAGSLPVGTLLAFLLLLNGFLLPVSQLVGIASELTMARAQNALLEDVETSEPDPYLTPVLDAPAEGAALRGELELLDVSFGYDPNRPPALDGISLAVRPGEWVAVVGSSGSGKSTLARLAAGVLRPWSGQVLLDGRPREEWHRAVVSSQVAYVEQQLRLFEGTVRENLTLWNPAADEDALHRALADAEAAELVRRRGGLDGGRIEEDARNLSGGERQRLELARALALDPVLLVLDEATSALDAHTEAAVNAHLRRRGTACLVLAHRLSTIQSADRVIVLAGGRIVQQGAPAELAAVPGAYRTLLEEAAEPARRTAQSAPVGRPRRARRAGQTVPSRRREAS; encoded by the coding sequence GTGAGCAAGCCCAGGCGCTACCTGCGCACACCCGTGGTGCCCCAGATGGAGGAGCAGGACTGCGGCGCCGCCTGCCTCGCGGTCGTCCTCGGTGCCTTCGGACACCGCGTCACCCTCCAGGAGGCGTCCCGCGCCTGCGGCGTCAGCCGGGACGGCGTGAGCGCCGCAGCCGTGGCCCGCGCGGCCGGCCGGTACGGGCTGATCGCGAGGGGCCGCCGGGTGGTCCGCGGCGAGGACCGGCTGCTCGGGCTCGCCGAGGTGCCGGTGCCCGCGATGGTGCTGGTCACCGGACCGCACTTCGCCGTCTTCGAGGGCGTCCGGCGCGGCCGGGTCCGGCTCAACGACCCTTCGCTGGGCTCCTACTCGGCCTCGCCGGAGGAGTTCTGGGAGTCCTTCGCCGGCATCGCGGTCGGCTTCGAACCCGGGCCCGACTTCGAGCGGGGCGGCGTACGGCTGCCGCTGCTGCGCGCCTTCGCCGGCCGCCTGCGCCCGTACGCCCCGGCGCTGCTGGCCGCCGTGGTGGCCGCGCTCCTGCTGACCCTTCCCGGGGTTGCCGCGGCCTTCCTGCTGCGGGCGTACCTGACCTCCGTCGTGGTGGGCGGCGCCGTGCACTGGGCCGCGCCGCTGACCCTGGCCGCCGGCGGGGTCGCGGCGACCGTGCTGCTCGGCACCTGGCTCCAACAGACCGTGGTGAACAGGGTGTTGGAGATGATGGCCGCCCGCTCGTCGGCCGCCTTCCTGTGGCGGATGCTCCGGCTTCCGGGGGCGTTCTTCCACCGCAGGCAGCTCGGCGGTCTGGTCACCCGGGTGCAGATGAACGACGGCCTCGCCTCGCTGCTCTCCCACCGGGCCGCGGGGGCGGCCGCATCGGCCGCCGCGGCGGCCGTCCACCTGACGGCACTCTGCTGGCTGGAGCCGCGCCTGGCCGCCGCACCGGTCGCCGTCGCGCTGCTGGACGTGGCCGCGCTGCGGATCGCCGACCGCAGGCGAGGCGGGATGGTGCACCGTCTGCACGCCGAGCAGTACAAGCGCGACGGTGTGGCCTTCGCCGGGGTGTCGGCGATCGAGACCCTCAAGGCCGAGGGCGCGGAGGACTCCTTCTTCCGCTCCTGGGCCGGCTGGCAGGCCCGCGCGATGCACACCGGTCAGAGCGTGGCCACGGCCGTGCTCGTGCCGCTCTCCCTGCCGGGCGCACTCAACACCGCCGCCACGGCGGTCGTCGTGGTCGCCGGCACCTCGCTGCTGCTCGCGGGCTCGCTGCCGGTCGGCACCCTGCTGGCCTTTCTGCTGCTGCTCAACGGATTCCTCCTCCCGGTCTCGCAACTCGTCGGGATCGCCTCCGAGTTGACCATGGCCAGGGCGCAGAACGCGCTCCTGGAGGACGTCGAGACCTCCGAGCCCGACCCCTACCTGACGCCCGTCCTCGACGCTCCCGCCGAGGGCGCCGCGCTGCGCGGCGAACTGGAGCTGCTGGACGTGTCCTTCGGCTACGACCCCAACCGGCCGCCCGCCCTGGACGGCATCTCGCTGGCCGTCCGGCCCGGCGAGTGGGTCGCGGTGGTCGGCTCCAGCGGGAGCGGGAAGTCCACGCTGGCCCGGCTGGCGGCGGGTGTGCTACGACCGTGGAGCGGCCAGGTGCTGCTGGACGGCCGACCGCGCGAGGAGTGGCACCGGGCGGTGGTCAGCAGCCAGGTCGCGTACGTGGAACAGCAATTGCGGCTCTTCGAGGGCACCGTCCGCGAGAACCTGACGCTCTGGAACCCGGCGGCCGACGAGGACGCCCTGCACCGGGCGCTCGCCGACGCCGAGGCGGCCGAGCTGGTCCGCCGGCGCGGGGGCCTGGACGGCGGGCGGATCGAGGAGGACGCCCGCAACCTCTCCGGCGGCGAGCGCCAGCGGCTCGAACTGGCCCGCGCCCTCGCCCTCGACCCGGTGCTGCTGGTGCTGGACGAGGCGACCTCCGCCCTCGACGCGCACACCGAGGCGGCCGTCAACGCCCATCTGCGGCGGCGCGGCACCGCCTGCCTGGTGCTGGCGCACCGCCTGAGCACCATCCAGTCCGCGGACCGGGTGATCGTCCTGGCCGGGGGCCGGATCGTCCAGCAGGGCGCCCCGGCCGAACTGGCCGCCGTACCCGGCGCGTACCGGACGCTGCTGGAGGAAGCCGCCGAGCCCGCGCGGCGCACCGCCCAGAGCGCTCCCGTCGGCCGGCCGAGGCGGGCGCGGCGAGCCGGCCAGACCGTCCCGTCCCGGCGGAGGGAAGCATCATGA
- a CDS encoding NAD(P)-dependent alcohol dehydrogenase: protein MTVTTVPAYAAPAPKAPLERITIPRRPVGEHDILIEIKYAGICHSDIHQVNEDWGQALFPMVPGHEIAGIVAEVGPGVTRYAVGDRVGVGCFVDSCRTCANCLAGNEQFCEKGMTATYPAGPDGQPTYGGYSTHIVVDENYALRIPEGIGLAEAAPLLCAGITLYSPLSRWQAGPGKKVAIVGLGGLGHMGVKIAHALGAEVTVLSQTLRKQEDALRLGADHFHVTADPATFTELAGSFDLIISTVSANLDFNAYLGLLRVDGTLVNVGAPAEPSAVHMFSLIIGRKSLAGSMIGGIRETQEMLDFCASHGIGSDIETIGVEQINEAYARVLASDVRYRFVIDTATFAN, encoded by the coding sequence ATGACCGTCACCACCGTCCCCGCCTACGCCGCCCCCGCGCCCAAGGCCCCACTGGAGCGCATCACCATCCCGCGCCGCCCGGTCGGGGAGCACGACATCCTGATCGAGATCAAGTACGCCGGCATCTGCCACTCCGACATCCACCAGGTCAACGAGGACTGGGGCCAGGCGCTCTTCCCGATGGTGCCCGGCCACGAGATCGCCGGCATCGTCGCCGAGGTCGGTCCGGGCGTGACCCGGTACGCGGTGGGCGACCGGGTCGGCGTCGGCTGCTTCGTGGACTCCTGCCGCACCTGCGCCAACTGCCTCGCCGGCAACGAGCAGTTCTGCGAGAAGGGCATGACCGCCACCTACCCGGCCGGCCCCGACGGGCAGCCGACCTACGGCGGCTACAGCACCCACATCGTCGTCGACGAGAACTACGCGCTGCGCATCCCCGAGGGCATCGGCCTCGCCGAGGCCGCCCCGCTGCTCTGCGCCGGGATCACCCTCTACTCGCCGCTCAGCCGCTGGCAGGCGGGCCCGGGCAAGAAGGTGGCCATCGTCGGCCTGGGCGGCCTCGGCCACATGGGCGTCAAGATCGCCCACGCCCTGGGCGCCGAGGTCACCGTGCTGAGCCAGACCCTGCGCAAGCAGGAGGACGCCCTCCGGCTCGGCGCGGACCACTTCCACGTGACCGCCGACCCGGCGACCTTCACCGAGCTGGCCGGCTCCTTCGACCTGATCATCAGCACGGTCTCCGCCAACCTGGACTTCAACGCCTACCTCGGCCTGCTCAGGGTGGACGGCACCCTGGTCAACGTCGGCGCACCGGCCGAGCCCAGCGCCGTCCACATGTTCTCGCTGATCATCGGCCGCAAGAGCCTGGCCGGCTCGATGATCGGCGGCATCCGGGAGACCCAGGAGATGCTCGACTTCTGCGCCTCGCACGGCATCGGCTCCGACATCGAGACGATCGGGGTGGAGCAGATCAACGAGGCGTACGCGCGGGTGCTCGCCAGCGACGTCCGGTACCGCTTCGTCATCGACACCGCCACCTTCGCCAACTGA
- a CDS encoding ABC transporter permease, with the protein MTWFSYARGQFLLSWKVFWRNRRSTFIGFLLPVLLNLVVAAPLRGKEIGGVNAAGYTTVGFIGLALATSFVNLLTGIVARRDELVLKRLRGTEVPPTAIFAGQLGSGAAVVLLQVLVLGGVSVGWFGTPLPADPLLLLLALAGGYLVFAVLAVALSGLTPSSETAPLVATPVLLLCMFGSGVFTPLASLPEWLRLPAHTLPLAPVVQTLRTAWFGREFGHESWDGGPLASIDLLHGWQTAAPQLLVLAAWAAAAVVLTRRLFRWEPRHG; encoded by the coding sequence ATGACCTGGTTCTCCTACGCCCGAGGCCAGTTCCTGCTCTCCTGGAAGGTGTTCTGGCGCAACCGGCGCTCGACCTTCATCGGCTTCCTGCTCCCCGTCCTGCTCAACCTGGTGGTCGCCGCGCCGCTGCGCGGCAAGGAGATCGGCGGGGTGAACGCCGCGGGCTACACCACCGTCGGCTTCATCGGCCTCGCCCTGGCCACCTCCTTCGTCAACCTGCTGACCGGCATCGTCGCGCGCCGGGACGAGCTGGTCCTCAAACGCCTGCGCGGCACCGAGGTGCCCCCGACCGCGATCTTCGCGGGTCAACTGGGCTCCGGTGCCGCCGTGGTGCTGCTCCAGGTGCTGGTGCTTGGCGGGGTGTCGGTGGGCTGGTTCGGTACGCCGCTGCCCGCCGACCCGCTCCTGCTGCTGCTCGCGCTGGCCGGCGGCTACCTGGTCTTCGCCGTGCTGGCCGTCGCCCTGTCGGGTCTCACGCCGAGCTCCGAGACGGCGCCGCTGGTCGCCACGCCCGTCCTGCTGCTGTGCATGTTCGGCAGCGGTGTCTTCACCCCGCTGGCGTCACTGCCCGAGTGGCTGCGCCTCCCCGCCCACACCCTGCCGCTGGCGCCCGTGGTCCAGACGCTGCGGACGGCCTGGTTCGGCCGCGAGTTCGGCCATGAGAGCTGGGACGGCGGGCCGCTGGCCTCGATCGACCTGCTGCACGGGTGGCAGACGGCCGCACCCCAGCTGCTGGTCCTGGCCGCCTGGGCGGCCGCCGCGGTCGTCCTCACCCGCCGCCTCTTCCGCTGGGAGCCCCGCCACGGCTGA
- a CDS encoding thiocillin family RiPP, translating into MAENKDIVETETAEQFDIEVEELDTVNGGVSVSSLACAACPVSSFSSVSNSAAE; encoded by the coding sequence ATGGCTGAGAACAAGGACATCGTCGAGACCGAGACCGCCGAGCAGTTCGACATCGAGGTCGAGGAGCTGGACACCGTCAACGGTGGCGTCAGCGTCAGCTCGCTCGCCTGCGCCGCCTGCCCGGTCTCGTCCTTCAGCTCCGTCTCCAACTCGGCTGCCGAGTAA